The following coding sequences are from one Reyranella humidisoli window:
- a CDS encoding GNAT family N-acetyltransferase, translated as MTNTVRSATLPEEAAAIATLTLAFGADPATRWTWPDPQAYLNAFPRFAKAFGGAGFAKGGAHVVGDHAGTALWLPPGVEPDGAALGELMRTTASPESMSDGMQVMQQMASHHPREPHWYLPLIGIDPKHQGKGLGSALLAHATDICDRDGVPAYLESSNPRNVPLYQRHGFEITGEIQHGSSPTIVPMLRRPRRR; from the coding sequence TCTACCGGAGGAGGCAGCGGCGATCGCCACGCTGACGCTCGCCTTTGGCGCCGATCCGGCAACACGCTGGACCTGGCCGGATCCGCAAGCCTATCTCAACGCCTTTCCACGCTTTGCAAAAGCGTTCGGCGGCGCGGGCTTCGCGAAGGGCGGCGCCCATGTCGTGGGCGACCATGCCGGAACGGCCCTGTGGCTGCCGCCGGGCGTCGAGCCGGATGGGGCGGCGCTGGGCGAGTTGATGCGGACGACGGCATCGCCGGAGTCGATGAGCGACGGCATGCAGGTGATGCAGCAGATGGCGAGCCATCACCCGCGCGAGCCGCATTGGTACCTGCCATTGATCGGCATCGACCCGAAGCACCAAGGCAAAGGGCTGGGCAGCGCGCTGCTCGCTCATGCCACCGATATTTGCGATCGCGATGGCGTGCCGGCCTATCTCGAATCGTCGAATCCCAGAAACGTGCCGCTCTACCAGCGCCACGGTTTCGAGATCACGGGCGAGATCCAGCACGGCAGCTCGCCGACCATCGTGCCGATGCTGCGGCGGCCGCGGCGTCGCTGA
- a CDS encoding ABC transporter ATP-binding protein, whose product MAESATPIVEIKGVSKVFQLQDQTIHALSGANLSINKGEFICLIGASGCGKSTLLRIMAGFDQPSSGEALMWGKPIAGPDPSRGMVFQDYALFPWLSVRANIGFGPASRGLGAAEVKQIVDKFIDLVGLAKFANAYPHQLSGGMKQRVAIARVLANDAELVLMDEPFGALDAMTRERLQDELLDIWERTKLTVVFVTHAVEEAILLANRVVVMTPGPGRIESDNPLDLQRPRDVASPEFNAIRRVLSAKLHSHHGKKAA is encoded by the coding sequence ATGGCTGAGTCCGCCACTCCCATCGTCGAGATCAAGGGCGTGTCCAAGGTCTTCCAGCTACAGGACCAGACGATCCATGCGCTCTCGGGCGCCAACCTCTCGATCAACAAGGGCGAGTTCATCTGCCTGATCGGCGCCTCGGGCTGCGGCAAGTCCACCCTGCTGCGCATCATGGCCGGCTTCGATCAGCCCTCCTCCGGAGAGGCGCTGATGTGGGGCAAGCCGATCGCCGGACCCGATCCGTCGCGCGGCATGGTCTTCCAGGACTATGCGCTGTTCCCGTGGCTCAGCGTGCGCGCCAACATCGGCTTCGGTCCGGCGTCGCGCGGCCTCGGCGCCGCCGAGGTGAAGCAGATCGTCGACAAGTTCATCGACCTGGTTGGCCTCGCCAAATTCGCCAACGCCTATCCGCATCAACTCTCGGGCGGCATGAAGCAGCGGGTGGCGATCGCGCGCGTGCTGGCCAACGATGCCGAACTCGTGCTGATGGACGAGCCCTTCGGCGCCCTCGACGCCATGACGCGCGAGCGCCTGCAGGACGAGCTTCTCGACATCTGGGAACGCACCAAGCTCACCGTCGTGTTCGTGACGCACGCGGTCGAGGAGGCGATCCTGCTGGCCAACCGGGTGGTCGTGATGACGCCGGGCCCCGGCCGAATCGAGAGCGACAACCCGCTCGACCTCCAGCGTCCCCGCGATGTCGCGAGCCCGGAGTTCAATGCCATCCGCCGCGTGCTGAGCGCGAAGCTGCACAGCCATCACGGCAAGAAGGCGGCCTGA
- a CDS encoding ABC transporter permease — protein sequence MAIVETVSAPAAAGAAGPTRAATRSTWSRFKPIVLALIVPLILLVFWQVATTQQWTRLIPTPYAVGEYMIDFAVGGIYDDAYSATLTTHLLASMSRVYGGFALAALFALPIGILIGRVPTARMVLDPFLQVMRPIPVTAWLPLSMILFGLGAKSAFALVCLGAFYPILLNTIFGVRSVDPKLFEAASMLGCRGNAQFYKVVLPAATPSIFTGLRLGLGLAWFVIVVGEMTGVPQGLGAVIMDGRTLSRTELVICGMIVIGLAGYISDRVVVALGNYLLRWSPNHHG from the coding sequence ATGGCGATCGTCGAGACAGTATCGGCTCCGGCGGCGGCCGGGGCCGCCGGGCCAACACGCGCGGCAACGCGCTCGACCTGGTCACGCTTCAAGCCGATCGTGCTGGCGCTGATCGTGCCGCTGATCCTGCTGGTCTTCTGGCAGGTCGCCACGACTCAGCAATGGACCAGGCTCATCCCGACGCCCTATGCGGTCGGCGAGTACATGATCGATTTCGCGGTGGGCGGCATCTACGACGACGCCTACTCCGCGACGCTGACCACGCATCTGCTCGCCTCGATGAGCCGCGTCTATGGCGGCTTCGCGCTGGCCGCGCTGTTCGCGCTGCCGATCGGCATCCTGATCGGCCGCGTGCCGACCGCACGCATGGTGCTCGATCCCTTCCTGCAGGTGATGCGGCCGATCCCGGTCACGGCGTGGCTGCCACTGTCGATGATCCTGTTCGGCCTCGGCGCGAAGTCGGCCTTCGCCTTGGTCTGCCTGGGCGCCTTCTACCCGATCCTTCTCAACACGATCTTCGGCGTTCGCTCGGTCGACCCCAAGCTGTTCGAGGCGGCCTCGATGCTGGGCTGCCGCGGCAATGCCCAGTTCTACAAGGTGGTGCTGCCGGCGGCGACGCCGTCGATCTTCACCGGCCTGCGGCTCGGCCTCGGCCTCGCCTGGTTCGTCATCGTCGTCGGCGAGATGACTGGTGTGCCGCAGGGACTGGGTGCCGTGATCATGGATGGCCGCACCCTGTCGCGCACCGAGTTGGTGATCTGCGGCATGATCGTGATCGGTCTCGCTGGTTACATCTCCGACCGCGTCGTCGTGGCGCTCGGCAACTACCTCCTGCGCTGGAGTCCCAACCATCATGGCTGA
- a CDS encoding ABC transporter substrate-binding protein, giving the protein MINRRRLLAGASLAAVGTLAAPSILRAQSGQTVKMGALRLVHSMPPHFYEKFAPAGLKIEIITFDSPTDCKNAVVTKSVDLGTFGIAAGILGAAAGEPVVVVGAMSNKGMGVISKAGSDVKTVKDLKGKKVGIWPGSTQEVFIFERMRMEGLTPKDITSVRVPFGEMPAMLSRGDIDAYVGAEPGPALSITSGVGQLVEYPYGTAMGGLNMIIGTNEETVAKNPEMIRTMLKTHRQAVEFMSANKPAVVDMTVQKLGANRAAVEQVLGANNVEYVWKLDDKVQGQAKTYAQHMLELKQIRALPKFETFLNPKFSNEIAS; this is encoded by the coding sequence ATGATCAATCGTCGTCGTCTGCTGGCCGGGGCCAGCCTTGCTGCCGTGGGAACCCTGGCCGCGCCGTCCATCCTGCGCGCGCAAAGCGGGCAGACGGTCAAGATGGGAGCTCTGCGCCTCGTCCATTCGATGCCGCCCCACTTCTACGAGAAGTTCGCGCCCGCCGGCCTCAAGATCGAGATCATCACCTTCGACAGCCCGACCGACTGCAAGAACGCCGTCGTCACCAAGTCGGTGGACCTCGGCACGTTCGGCATCGCCGCGGGCATCCTGGGCGCCGCTGCCGGCGAGCCCGTGGTCGTCGTGGGCGCCATGTCGAACAAGGGCATGGGCGTCATCTCCAAGGCCGGCTCCGACGTCAAGACGGTCAAGGATCTCAAGGGCAAGAAGGTCGGCATCTGGCCGGGCTCGACCCAGGAAGTCTTCATCTTCGAGCGCATGCGCATGGAGGGTCTCACGCCGAAGGACATCACCTCGGTCCGCGTACCCTTCGGCGAGATGCCCGCCATGCTGTCGCGCGGCGACATCGACGCCTATGTCGGCGCCGAACCGGGCCCGGCCCTTTCCATCACGTCCGGCGTCGGCCAGCTCGTCGAGTATCCCTATGGCACGGCCATGGGCGGCCTCAACATGATCATCGGCACCAACGAAGAGACGGTTGCGAAGAATCCGGAAATGATCCGGACCATGCTGAAGACCCACCGCCAGGCCGTCGAATTCATGTCGGCCAACAAGCCGGCCGTGGTCGACATGACGGTGCAGAAGCTCGGCGCCAACCGCGCCGCGGTCGAGCAGGTGCTCGGCGCCAACAACGTCGAGTACGTGTGGAAGCTCGACGACAAGGTACAGGGCCAGGCCAAGACCTACGCCCAGCACATGCTTGAGCTGAAGCAGATCCGCGCGCTGCCGAAGTTCGAGACCTTCCTCAATCCGAAGTTCTCGAACGAGATCGCCAGCTAG
- the ggt gene encoding gamma-glutamyltransferase, with translation MPSFTYDFPYSTKKLPVFAENVVSTSQHLASTAGLRMLAKGGNAVDAAIASAAAITVVEPTMNGIGADAFCILWDGKQLVGLNAHGHSPALMTPDQYAGLDKMPHVGWGSVTTPGAVSLWMELHKRYGKLPFADLFEPAIKYAHDGFRVSYMVAHQWHRAIDRLKGQESWVKAFLPNGRAPQPGELWKFPDQAKTLTKIAESKGEAFYRGELAEAMDKYARETGGALRKEDLAAHKPDWVDPIGLAYRGTTLHEIPPSGQGIAACMALGILENFELAGLDCDGPEVAHLRIEAMKLAFADIYRYVADPRFMEVTPAQMLDKAYLKSRAKLIDPKKAKDFGPGTPKDGGTIYLGTADASGMMVSLIQSNYTGFGSGIVVPGTGIALQNRGTGFVTTKGHPNEVGPNKRPFHTIIPAFITKDGRPVATFGLMGGAMQPQGHMQVFSRIVDYGQNPQAAIDAPRWRVHETDGTVWTEEHMPQGTLDGLESRGHRLTRTKMPSFDFGSSQIIWRFPEGGAYLGASESRRDGAAVGF, from the coding sequence GTGCCGTCTTTCACGTACGACTTTCCCTATTCGACCAAGAAGCTGCCGGTCTTCGCCGAGAACGTCGTCTCCACGTCCCAGCACCTCGCCTCCACGGCCGGCCTGCGCATGCTGGCCAAGGGCGGCAACGCGGTCGACGCGGCCATCGCGAGCGCGGCCGCCATCACCGTGGTCGAGCCCACGATGAACGGCATCGGCGCCGACGCCTTCTGCATCCTGTGGGATGGCAAGCAGCTCGTGGGCCTGAACGCGCACGGCCATTCGCCGGCGCTGATGACGCCCGACCAATATGCCGGCCTCGACAAGATGCCCCATGTCGGCTGGGGCAGCGTAACGACGCCGGGCGCCGTGTCGCTCTGGATGGAACTGCACAAGCGCTACGGAAAGCTGCCCTTCGCCGACCTGTTCGAACCGGCAATCAAGTACGCCCATGACGGCTTCCGCGTCTCCTACATGGTGGCGCACCAATGGCATCGCGCGATCGACCGGCTCAAGGGCCAGGAAAGCTGGGTGAAGGCGTTCCTGCCGAACGGCCGCGCGCCCCAGCCGGGCGAACTGTGGAAGTTCCCCGACCAGGCGAAGACGCTGACCAAGATCGCCGAGAGCAAGGGCGAGGCGTTCTATCGGGGCGAACTCGCCGAGGCGATGGACAAATATGCCCGCGAGACCGGCGGCGCATTGCGCAAGGAAGACCTTGCGGCGCACAAGCCTGACTGGGTCGACCCGATCGGCCTCGCCTATCGTGGCACGACGCTGCACGAAATCCCGCCGTCGGGCCAGGGCATCGCGGCCTGCATGGCGCTGGGCATCCTCGAGAACTTCGAACTGGCCGGGCTCGACTGCGACGGTCCCGAGGTCGCGCATCTCCGCATCGAGGCGATGAAGCTCGCCTTCGCCGACATCTACCGCTACGTCGCCGACCCGCGCTTCATGGAAGTGACGCCGGCGCAGATGCTGGACAAGGCCTATCTCAAGAGCCGTGCCAAGCTGATCGATCCGAAGAAGGCGAAGGACTTCGGCCCCGGCACGCCCAAGGACGGCGGCACGATCTATCTCGGCACCGCCGACGCCTCGGGCATGATGGTGTCGCTGATCCAGTCCAACTACACGGGCTTCGGCTCCGGCATCGTGGTGCCGGGCACCGGCATTGCGTTGCAGAACCGCGGCACCGGCTTCGTCACGACCAAGGGACATCCCAACGAGGTCGGGCCGAACAAGCGGCCCTTCCACACGATCATCCCGGCCTTCATCACCAAGGACGGCCGGCCGGTGGCGACCTTCGGCCTGATGGGTGGCGCGATGCAGCCGCAGGGTCACATGCAGGTCTTCTCCCGCATCGTCGACTACGGGCAGAACCCGCAGGCCGCGATCGACGCCCCGCGCTGGCGCGTGCACGAGACCGACGGCACGGTCTGGACGGAAGAGCACATGCCGCAGGGCACGCTCGACGGGCTGGAAAGCCGCGGCCATCGCCTGACGCGGACGAAGATGCCCAGCTTCGACTTCGGATCGAGCCAGATCATCTGGCGGTTCCCGGAAGGCGGCGCCTATCTCGGCGCCTCCGAGAGCCGTCGCGACGGCGCGGCGGTCGGCTTCTAG
- a CDS encoding long-chain-fatty-acid--CoA ligase: MSNYPWEKSYPPGVKWELDVPRMTIHQSFEESCAKYGDRPFTDFLDKVMTFRDYKEASDRAAAGFQKLGVKPGVNVGLYLPNTPHYIIAFFGVLKAGGRVVNYSPLDAARELEFKIGDSETDVLVTLDVAALYPKMAAMRGKTRLKKLIVGSIADYLPWPKSWLYPIAKKKELSTWPRDDWHMSFKDLLNNDGKYLAYKPSSDNLWDEVALLQYTGGTTGLPKAAMLTHGCVMAAMSQGQAWTVPYTTPGTEKVVCVLPLFHIYALSGIMLGAVRNGNQLILYPRPDIDMIVNDLGKKKPTFLPGVPTLYTAINKHPKAQGLDLSSLKICMSGGAPLPVEVQQSFEKLTGATLIEGYGLTETSPTGAICPVDKSVRRVGSCGVPMPGTVIEIRDMEDGDKVLPPGKEHVGEVCIIGPQVMKGYWKKQEETDKVLFRHPSSNWMGLRTGDMGYMDEDGWLYLVDRSKDLIISSGYNVYPRMIEEAVYEHPAVDEVIVIGIPDPYRQEAPKVFVKLKPGASLTFEELKKHLEGKIGKHEMPVALEIRPELPKTPVGKLSKKELKEEERAKAQSKAA; encoded by the coding sequence ATGTCGAACTATCCTTGGGAGAAGAGCTATCCGCCGGGCGTGAAGTGGGAACTCGACGTCCCCCGGATGACGATCCACCAGAGCTTCGAGGAAAGCTGCGCCAAGTACGGCGACCGGCCCTTCACCGACTTCCTCGACAAGGTGATGACGTTCCGCGACTACAAGGAAGCATCCGACCGGGCCGCCGCCGGCTTCCAGAAGCTGGGCGTGAAACCGGGCGTGAACGTCGGCCTCTACCTGCCCAATACCCCCCACTACATCATCGCCTTCTTCGGCGTGCTGAAGGCGGGTGGCCGGGTGGTGAACTATTCGCCGCTCGATGCGGCGCGTGAACTCGAATTCAAGATCGGCGATTCGGAGACCGACGTGCTGGTGACGCTCGACGTCGCTGCGCTCTATCCCAAGATGGCCGCGATGCGCGGCAAGACTCGTCTCAAGAAGCTGATCGTCGGCTCGATCGCCGACTACCTGCCGTGGCCCAAGAGCTGGCTCTACCCGATCGCCAAGAAGAAGGAGCTGTCGACCTGGCCGCGCGACGACTGGCACATGTCGTTCAAGGACCTCCTGAACAACGACGGCAAGTACCTCGCCTACAAGCCGTCGAGCGACAATCTGTGGGACGAGGTGGCGCTGCTGCAATACACCGGCGGCACGACCGGGCTCCCGAAGGCCGCGATGCTGACGCATGGCTGCGTGATGGCGGCGATGAGCCAGGGCCAGGCGTGGACCGTACCCTACACGACACCGGGCACCGAGAAAGTCGTGTGCGTGCTGCCGCTGTTCCACATCTACGCGCTGTCGGGAATCATGCTGGGCGCGGTGCGCAACGGCAACCAGCTCATCCTCTACCCGCGGCCCGACATCGACATGATCGTCAACGACCTCGGGAAGAAGAAGCCGACCTTCCTGCCAGGTGTGCCGACGCTCTACACCGCGATCAACAAGCACCCCAAGGCGCAGGGCCTCGACCTCAGCTCGCTCAAGATCTGCATGTCGGGTGGCGCCCCGCTGCCCGTCGAAGTGCAGCAGAGCTTCGAGAAGCTGACCGGCGCCACGCTGATCGAGGGCTACGGCCTCACCGAGACTTCGCCGACCGGCGCGATCTGCCCGGTCGACAAGAGCGTCCGACGCGTCGGCTCGTGCGGCGTGCCGATGCCCGGGACCGTGATCGAGATCCGCGACATGGAGGACGGCGACAAGGTGCTGCCGCCCGGCAAGGAGCATGTCGGCGAAGTCTGCATCATCGGCCCGCAGGTCATGAAGGGTTACTGGAAGAAGCAGGAAGAGACCGACAAGGTCCTGTTCCGCCATCCATCGAGCAACTGGATGGGGCTGCGTACCGGCGACATGGGCTACATGGACGAGGACGGCTGGCTCTACCTGGTCGACCGTTCGAAGGACCTCATCATCTCCTCCGGCTACAACGTCTATCCGCGCATGATCGAGGAAGCGGTCTACGAGCACCCGGCGGTCGACGAGGTGATCGTGATCGGCATCCCCGATCCCTATCGCCAGGAAGCGCCCAAGGTCTTCGTCAAGCTGAAGCCCGGCGCGTCGCTCACCTTCGAGGAACTGAAGAAGCATCTCGAGGGCAAGATCGGCAAGCACGAGATGCCGGTTGCCCTGGAGATCCGCCCGGAGTTGCCCAAGACCCCGGTCGGCAAGCTCTCCAAGAAGGAACTCAAGGAAGAAGAGCGGGCCAAGGCGCAGTCGAAGGCGGCGTGA
- a CDS encoding GNAT family N-acetyltransferase, with translation MSSPQKLDEVPQNLDEIRRLELLAFKGWPALESRDIGGWRLRLSGGYTKRAHSINALGPDFSTDIEALEAPYRNRRQVPAWRLTPLAPPEVGPLLAERGYQTIERSLLQVCPLHDRFRADPAVAISAAASAAWIEAFAIHSPVKPEHRGTMQKMLQAIALPVGFAFVQRDDRPMAMAIGAVEGDHMGLFDVLVMPEARRQGLARRVTESLYAWAWERGARHAYLQVVATNQAAMALYEAQGFRTVYAYEYRVPPAS, from the coding sequence ATGTCATCTCCTCAGAAATTGGATGAAGTTCCTCAGAATCTGGATGAAATCCGGCGCCTGGAACTCCTCGCCTTCAAGGGCTGGCCGGCCCTCGAAAGCCGGGACATTGGCGGATGGCGGCTGCGCCTGTCTGGCGGTTATACAAAAAGAGCGCATTCAATCAATGCATTAGGGCCAGACTTCTCAACTGATATCGAAGCCCTGGAAGCGCCCTATCGTAACCGTAGGCAGGTGCCCGCCTGGCGCCTGACGCCCCTCGCCCCGCCGGAGGTGGGGCCTCTCTTGGCCGAGCGGGGCTACCAGACCATCGAGCGCAGCCTGCTGCAGGTTTGTCCGCTCCACGACCGCTTCCGGGCCGATCCGGCCGTTGCGATCTCCGCGGCAGCCAGCGCGGCCTGGATCGAGGCCTTCGCCATCCACAGTCCGGTGAAACCGGAGCATCGCGGGACCATGCAGAAGATGCTGCAGGCGATCGCCCTGCCGGTGGGATTCGCGTTCGTCCAGCGGGACGACCGGCCGATGGCCATGGCGATCGGCGCCGTCGAGGGCGATCACATGGGGTTGTTCGACGTGCTGGTGATGCCCGAGGCACGTCGCCAGGGTCTGGCACGCCGGGTCACCGAGAGCCTCTATGCCTGGGCCTGGGAACGGGGCGCGCGACACGCCTATCTGCAGGTGGTGGCGACCAATCAAGCCGCCATGGCGCTCTACGAGGCGCAGGGCTTCCGCACGGTCTACGCCTACGAGTATCGCGTACCGCCGGCTTCTTGA
- a CDS encoding DUF2272 domain-containing protein, which yields MKSDPLDVDFRVCWQPLHRPTSRIDARLPATLLFVLLLALALAGCGGAPGDTDRPPSDKVAYTAWKEWTKFGRATVVYGGQANGYTNRHGMTERSEPLSSRVGEYWGACGRPQWNGTSDKPWSGAFVTWVMVQSGYSASQFPRDGRHGSYLSALYDRERASRGAPFLLHAPNEYSPKPGDLVCSGSAGATWRFADPRTAHRRIDNTAAHCDIVTDVRGGYVHAIGGNVKDSVAMSLFPVDSRGRLMNVSGRPWLLVVEKRG from the coding sequence ATGAAGTCCGACCCCCTCGATGTCGACTTTCGTGTTTGCTGGCAGCCGCTGCATCGTCCCACCTCCAGGATCGACGCGCGGTTGCCAGCAACCCTTCTTTTCGTCCTGCTTCTGGCCCTCGCGCTCGCCGGCTGCGGCGGCGCGCCAGGCGATACCGACCGGCCTCCCAGCGACAAGGTCGCCTACACGGCCTGGAAGGAATGGACCAAATTCGGCCGGGCGACCGTCGTCTATGGCGGGCAGGCCAACGGCTACACCAACCGTCACGGCATGACCGAGCGCAGCGAGCCGCTGTCGAGCCGGGTGGGTGAATACTGGGGCGCCTGCGGGCGCCCTCAGTGGAACGGCACCTCGGACAAGCCCTGGTCGGGCGCCTTCGTCACTTGGGTGATGGTCCAGTCGGGCTACAGCGCCTCGCAGTTCCCGCGCGACGGCCGCCACGGCAGCTACCTCTCGGCGCTCTACGATCGCGAGCGCGCCTCGCGCGGCGCGCCGTTCCTGCTGCACGCGCCGAATGAGTACTCGCCCAAGCCTGGTGACCTCGTCTGCTCCGGCTCGGCCGGGGCGACCTGGCGCTTCGCCGACCCGCGCACCGCCCATCGCCGCATCGACAATACCGCCGCCCATTGCGACATCGTCACCGACGTGCGCGGTGGCTACGTCCACGCGATCGGCGGCAACGTGAAGGACAGCGTGGCCATGAGCCTGTTCCCCGTCGACTCGCGCGGCCGCCTGATGAACGTCTCGGGCCGGCCCTGGCTTCTGGTCGTCGAAAAGCGCGGCTGA
- a CDS encoding GMC family oxidoreductase → MSSLYDYIIVGAGSAGCALAARLAWERPKLRILVLEAGGPDKSFLLKMPAGFASLGEKNPFNWHYETTPQKHCNDRRMYWPRGKTLGGSSSINAMLYIRGHASDYDHWRQLGNEGWSYEDVLPYFKKAENNERGADAFHGTGGPLNVADQVDPCKLNEAFLKAAEEAGHKRTKDFNGAEQDGVGMYQVTQKNKQRWSTASAYLRPAVANSGAHLEVITGALVERIIFDQNRAMGVRYTLNGRDEVARVTREIILCGGAINSPQLMMLSGIGPADHLTSIGIRPILDLPGVGGNLQDHVDAALLQFCKTRDTYDRANKLASLYQYVVNKKGPGTSPIAESGGFLRTRPGLAAPDIQLHFLPVLVMDHGRTRLNKDGYSLHICTLRPESKGTIRLRSKDPKEHPLIDPNYLSERQDLDALIAGVKIGRDIFAQSGLDPYRADELAPGAAAKTDAEIEQWIRAKCETIYHPVGTCKMGPASDPMAVVDDKLLVHGVEGLRVVDASVMPTLIGGNTNAPSIMLAERTAAIMHAAGMTN, encoded by the coding sequence ATGTCTTCGCTCTACGATTACATCATCGTCGGCGCCGGCTCGGCCGGTTGCGCACTGGCCGCCCGACTCGCCTGGGAACGGCCCAAGCTGCGCATCCTGGTGCTGGAGGCCGGTGGTCCCGACAAGTCGTTCCTGCTGAAGATGCCCGCCGGCTTCGCGTCGCTGGGCGAGAAGAACCCGTTCAACTGGCACTACGAGACGACGCCGCAGAAGCATTGCAACGACCGGCGCATGTACTGGCCGCGCGGCAAGACCCTGGGCGGCTCCTCGTCGATCAACGCCATGCTCTACATCCGGGGCCATGCCTCGGACTACGACCACTGGCGCCAGCTCGGCAACGAGGGCTGGTCCTATGAGGATGTGCTTCCTTACTTCAAGAAGGCGGAGAACAACGAACGCGGCGCCGATGCCTTCCACGGCACCGGCGGGCCGCTGAACGTCGCCGACCAGGTCGACCCCTGCAAGCTGAACGAGGCCTTCCTGAAGGCGGCCGAGGAGGCCGGGCACAAGCGCACCAAGGACTTCAACGGCGCCGAACAGGATGGCGTCGGGATGTATCAGGTCACGCAGAAGAACAAGCAGCGCTGGAGCACGGCCAGCGCCTATCTCCGGCCGGCGGTCGCCAACAGCGGCGCCCATCTCGAGGTCATCACCGGCGCGCTCGTCGAGCGCATCATCTTCGACCAGAACCGCGCCATGGGCGTGCGCTACACGCTGAACGGCCGCGACGAGGTGGCCCGCGTCACGCGAGAGATCATCCTGTGCGGCGGCGCCATCAACTCGCCGCAGCTCATGATGCTGTCGGGCATCGGTCCGGCCGATCACCTGACGTCGATCGGAATCCGCCCGATCCTTGACCTGCCCGGAGTCGGCGGCAACCTGCAGGACCATGTCGACGCGGCACTGCTGCAGTTCTGCAAGACGCGCGACACCTACGACCGCGCCAACAAGCTGGCGTCGCTCTACCAGTATGTCGTGAACAAGAAGGGCCCCGGCACTTCTCCCATCGCCGAGTCCGGCGGCTTCCTGCGCACACGCCCGGGCCTGGCGGCCCCCGACATCCAGCTCCACTTCCTGCCGGTGCTGGTGATGGACCATGGCCGCACACGTCTGAACAAGGACGGCTACAGCCTGCACATCTGCACCCTGCGGCCCGAGAGCAAGGGCACGATCCGCCTGCGCAGCAAGGATCCCAAGGAACATCCGCTGATCGATCCGAACTATCTCAGCGAGCGGCAGGATCTCGATGCGCTGATCGCCGGCGTAAAGATCGGGCGGGACATCTTCGCCCAGTCCGGCCTCGATCCCTATCGTGCCGACGAACTGGCGCCGGGGGCGGCCGCGAAGACCGACGCCGAGATCGAGCAGTGGATCCGCGCGAAGTGCGAGACGATCTATCACCCGGTCGGCACCTGCAAGATGGGCCCGGCCAGCGATCCGATGGCCGTGGTCGACGACAAGCTGCTGGTGCACGGCGTCGAAGGACTGCGCGTGGTCGATGCCTCGGTGATGCCGACGCTGATCGGCGGCAACACCAACGCCCCCAGCATCATGTTGGCCGAGCGAACCGCCGCGATCATGCACGCGGCGGGAATGACGAACTGA
- a CDS encoding DUF2272 domain-containing protein produces the protein MRILVTIAFLVLAGCTQAPAGKPVVQAKDLPPLGPCPASSWKPEAPPPTASARTSMVLLAVGEWGRFGKQVITYSDNAPAKTEQLGIKEREAPQRIADYWASVGNKLSGLNDVPWSAAFISWDIQSAGVPRDLFCPDQRHTIYVERMVERAKSPGAAFIPHPPAGRAPQVGDLICSSRDGSGTTLQNLNRGAGHCDIVVDVRPGQVFAIGGNVGDSVTRSVFPLDGNGFLSPLSGRPFFAVIENRLP, from the coding sequence ATGCGCATCCTCGTCACGATAGCCTTTCTCGTTCTCGCCGGTTGCACGCAGGCGCCGGCTGGCAAGCCTGTCGTGCAGGCGAAGGACCTGCCGCCGCTCGGGCCCTGCCCGGCGTCGTCCTGGAAGCCCGAGGCACCCCCGCCTACCGCCAGCGCCAGGACCTCGATGGTCCTGCTTGCGGTCGGCGAATGGGGCCGCTTCGGCAAGCAGGTCATCACCTATTCCGACAACGCCCCCGCCAAGACCGAACAGCTCGGCATCAAGGAACGCGAGGCCCCGCAACGCATCGCCGACTACTGGGCTTCCGTCGGCAACAAGTTGAGCGGGCTCAACGACGTGCCGTGGTCGGCCGCGTTCATTTCCTGGGACATCCAGAGCGCCGGCGTGCCGCGCGACCTGTTCTGCCCGGACCAGCGCCACACGATCTATGTGGAGAGGATGGTCGAGCGCGCGAAGAGCCCCGGCGCCGCCTTCATCCCGCATCCGCCGGCCGGACGTGCGCCGCAGGTCGGGGACCTCATCTGCTCCTCGCGCGACGGCAGCGGCACGACCTTGCAGAACCTCAACCGCGGCGCCGGCCATTGCGACATCGTGGTCGACGTCCGCCCCGGGCAGGTCTTCGCCATCGGCGGCAACGTGGGCGACTCCGTCACACGGAGCGTCTTTCCACTGGACGGGAACGGGTTTTTGTCGCCCTTATCCGGCCGACCGTTCTTCGCCGTCATCGAGAACAGGCTGCCCTGA